A window of the Hordeum vulgare subsp. vulgare chromosome 5H, MorexV3_pseudomolecules_assembly, whole genome shotgun sequence genome harbors these coding sequences:
- the LOC123396067 gene encoding protein DCL homolog, chloroplastic-like produces MALAAALARAATRILHGGFPLHATSAALYTRSRLFCNLPAGNEPSAPGGEEEPWEAAEAEILLKVGPVVELVKDILHSRRYGNGAFLNPEDEKVVVEKVLAHHPRSEDKIGCGLHAIMVNKHPDFKMSRCLYVVRTNGAWADFSYRKCLRAYIKGAYPSHADKFIHKHHLVQRRSHLGLLPPK; encoded by the exons ATGGCGTTGGCCGCCGCCCTCGCCCGAGCGGCCACGCGCATCCTCCACGGCGGCTTCCCGCTGCACGCCACTTCTGCTGCACTCTACACCCGCAGCCGCCTGTTCTGCAACCTCCCTGCAGGCAACGAGCCCTCCGCTCCGGGGGGCGAGGAGGAGCCGTGGGAAGCGGCTGAGGCGGAGATCCTCCTCAAAGTTGGGCCCGTCGTGGAACTTGTCAAAGACATCCTCCATTCCAGGAG ATATggaaatggtgcatttttaaatcCGGAGGATGAAAAGGTTGTGGTAGAAAAGGttcttgctcaccacccccgatcgGAAGACAAGATTGGTTGTGGACTTCATGCTATTATG GTTAACAAGCATCCTGATTTCAAGATGTCCAGATGCCTGTATGTGGTTAGAACAAATGGCGCTTGGGCGGATTTCTCATACCGCAAGTGTCTCCGGGCGTACATCAAAGGGGCCTATCCATCCCATGCGGATAAGTTTATACATAAACATCATCTAGTTCAGAGGCGGTCACATCTTGGTCTACTTCCTCCAAAGTAG
- the LOC123396066 gene encoding protein ETHYLENE-INSENSITIVE 2, with the protein MDGVRSLAQSLGADDGGRSNLFRTLGPALFISIGYIDLGKWVTTVDAGSRFGYDLVLLVLLFNFSAVLCQYLSICIGMVTTQNLAQICVQEYSQPICVGLGVQALLSLLTAEITMISGIAMGFNLVFEYDDLVTGIWFASFAVNLLPYAISHLDKKMAGIFNACIAGLALVCFVLGLLVSQPRVPLDMDVMFPKLSGESAYSLMALLGGNVIAHNFYVHSSFVQAQRRSPVTLGALFHDHLVSILFIFSGVFLVNYVLISSAAVGSGDTLLLTFQDVVELMNQIFMNPAAPLVFLMVLLLSSHIISLSSIIGSHAIVENFFGINLSLSAHHLLLKLFAMIPTIYYAKVAGSEAIYQLIIICPVIQAMLLPASVIPVFRVASSRSIMGNHRISSSVEILAFLAFLLMLFTNIIFKAEILFGDSTWTNSMKGNTGSPVVLPYTLIVLISCSCLLFTLFLAVTPLKSASNEAETPEFSMHSQREPLCSTHHTEDVSLEDVTHEEVQRSSTDAILRDPMESHQKSALEHTESSDTTVESDPDSQQSTAYTASTPKAQPSPPVYHEEPEPVCAADWTESVPKVSTAIEVEHIHSENIKGKSATEKDVEVVAEVCTDKDSVASHNLEHEKSAGGRAPSYPDGPPSLTFSRGKGSDVGSGSLSTQSGLGRAARKQLAALLDEFWGHLFDYHGKLTQDANEKRYNFLLGLDLGAANSAVRADNKTIEASKSPLMRDALRASATSLNSWDSMSRDKDIRSLDWSSGHQMGPMGSSNWSQSMNSPYTDISSSSSSLLEQNAKYYSNFNMPSYSDNQFYQPATIHGYQLASILKGMNASRNQHSNIPLDPRRVPRSSEYSFSNYADPVMHARNQNLRGSLGPNSPQSPAMNRFNATVERPYYDSTSVDESESVGSPGYSKKYHSSPDISALIAANRRALLNEPNLGGAAGNQSYLSKLASERSQYVDSAARSKAQIAFNERSQHNLQRDVLSMQLGMNPNNKSLWAQQPFEQLFGMSSAELNKSEVNTGQRSSGMTKDDYSYTGCEAELLQSLRLCIMNILKLEGSGGLFRHNGGCDENLIHQVAAAERLSQETTERMRGLPNCGETCVWQATLIVSFGVWCICRVLDLSLVESRPELWGKYTYVLNRLQGIIEPAFSMPRKPLTGCACLQIAGPVARPISGTFTTSAEILETIRDVEIAISGRKGRSGTAAGDVAFPKGKENLASVLKRYKRRLSSKPSVGQ; encoded by the exons ATGGACGGCGTCCGGAGCTTAGCACAGTCCCTGGGGGCTGACGACGGCGGCCGGAGCAACCTTTTCCGCACCCTTGGCCCGGCGCTCTTCATCTCGATTGGATACATCGACCTCGGCAAGTGGGTCACCACCGTGGACGCCGGCTCTCGCTTCGGCTATGATCTCGTGCTGCTCGTGCTGCTCTTCAACTTCTCCGCCGTCCTCTGCCAGTACCTCTCCATATGCATCGGCATGGTCACTACCCAGAATCTTGCCCAG ATATGCGTTCAGGAGTACAGTCAGCCAATATGCGTCGGCCTTGGTGTTCAGGCATTACTGTCCTTGTTAACTGCAGAGATTACCATG ATTTCAGGCATTGCAATGGGGTTCAACCTTGTATTCGAATATGATGACCTTGTCACAGGCATATGGTTCGCAAGTTTTGCAGTCAATCTACTACCATATGCGATTTCCCATCTG GACAAGAAGATGGCTGGAATATTCAATGCCTGCATAGCAGGTCTCGCACTTGTTTGTTTCGTGCTTGGTTTATTGGTCAGTCAACCAAGAGTTCCTCTCgatatggatgtgatgttccccAAGTTGAGCGGTGAAAGCGCCTACTCGCTCATGGCACTTCTGGGTGGAAATGTAATAGCACACAACTTCTATGTTCATTCATCATTTGTACAG GCTCAAAGAAGATCCCCTGTTACACTCGGGGCCTTATTTCATGACCACCTTGTTTCGatcttatttattttttctggggTTTTTCTCGTGAACTATGTTCTTATAAGCTCAGCAGCAGTTGGATCCGGTGATACACTGCTCCTGACCTTTCAAGATGTTGTAGAGCTAATGAACCAG ATATTCATGAATCCTGCAGCGCCGCTTGTTTTCTTAATGGTTCTTCTCCTTTCGAGCCACATCATCTCACTGTCATCTATTATTGGTAGCCATGCAATTGTAGAGAATTTCTTTGGTATAAACCTTTCTCTTTCGGCGCATCATCTGCTACTCAAGCTTTTTGCCATGATTCCTACAATCTACTATGCAAAGGTTGCGGGTTCAGAAGCGATATATCAGTTGATTATCATCTGTCCAGTTATCCAGGCTATGCTCCTTCCTGCGTCTGTTATACCTGTTTTCCGTGTTGCTTCGTCAAGATCAATAATGGGCAACCACAGAATATCTTCATCTGTTGAAATATTGGCCTTTCTCGCGTTTCTTCTCATGCTATTTACGAATATCATTTTCAAGGCAGAAATCCTGTTTGGTGATAGCACCTGGACAAACAGCATGAAAGGGAACACCGGGAGCCCTGTTGTACTTCCATATACTCTTATAGTCCTAATTTCATGTTCATGTCTTCTGTTTACACTGTTCCTGGCTGTTACTCCACTGAAGTCTGCAAGTAATGAAGCTGAAACTCCGGAGTTCTCTATGCACTCTCAGAGAGAACCATTGTGCAGTACTCACCATACAGAAGATGTTTCTCTGGAAGATGTTACCCATGAAGAAGTTCAAAGGTCTTCTACTGATGCTATTCTCAGGGATCCAATGGAAAGTCATCAGAAATCAGCTTTGGAACATACTGAAAGTTCTGACACCACTGTAGAGTCTGATCCTGACAGTCAACAATCAACTGCTTATACAGCGAGTACTCCTAAAGCTCAACCCTCACCACCTGTCTACCATGAAGAGCCAGAACCAGTTTGTGCGGCTGACTGGACAGAGTCGGTACCAAAGGTTTCGACAGCCATTGAAGTAGAACATATTCATTCAGAGAACATCAAAGGGAAGAGCGCAACTGAAAAAGATGTTGAAGTAGTAGCAGAAGTTTGCACGGACAAGGATAGTGTTGCCTCGCATAATTTGGAACATGAGAAGTCTGCTGGAGGCAGAGCACCTTCCTATCCGGATGGTCCACCATCTCTTACTTTCAGCAGGGGAAAAGGCTCCGATGTTGGCAGTGGCAGCCTCTCGACACAGTCTGGTTTGGGCCGTGCTGCAAGGAAGCAGTTAGCAGCACTTCTTGACGAGTTCTGGGGGCATCTTTTTGATTATCATGGTAAGCTTACACAAGATGCTAATGAAAAAAGGTATAACTTTTTGCTTGGATTGGACTTGGGAGCAGCTAATTCTGCTGTGAGGGCTGATAACAAAACCATTGAAGCTTCAAAGAGCCCCTTGATGAGAGACGCGCTGCGAGCATCAGCTACCTCACTGAACTCGTGGGACTCGATGTCCCGTGATAAGGATATCCGTAGTCTAGACTGGAGTTCTGGGCATCAGATGGGTCCAATGGGTTCATCCAACTGGTCCCAGAGCATGAATTCACCATATACAGACATTTCGAGTTCAAGCAGCAGCTTACTTGAGCAAAATGCAAAATACTATTCAAATTTCAACATGCCATCTTACTCTGATAATCAGTTCTATCAGCCTGCTACTATTCATGGATATCAGCTGGCATCTATTTTGAAAGGGATGAATGCAAGTAGAAATCAGCACTCTAACATCCCCCTGGACCCAAGACGGGTTCCTAGGTCGTCTGAATATTCTTTTTCTAACTATGCTGATCCTGTTATGCATGCCCGCAACCAAAATTTACGGGGTTCACTGGGACCTAACTCTCCACAAAGCCCAGCAATGAATCGCTTCAATGCAACGGTCGAGAGACCTTATTATGATTCTACCTCTGTTGATGAAAGTGAAAGTGTTGGCTCACCTGGATACTCAAAGAAGTATCACAGTTCACCTGACATATCTGCACTAATTGCTGCAAACAGAAGGGCTTTGTTGAACGAACCAAATTTAGGTGGCGCTGCCGGAAATCAATCATACCTAAGTAAGCTGGCATCTGAGAGATCGCAATATGTGGACTCGGCAGCCAGGTCCAAAGCTCAAATTGCATTTAATGAGCGGTCACAGCATAATCTCCAAAGAGATGTCCTTTCTATGCAGTTGGGTATGAACCCCAACAATAAATCCCTTTGGGCCCAACAACCGTTTGAACAGCTGTTTGGTATGTCAAGTGCAGAACTGAATAAGAGTGAGGTGAACACTGGCCAGAGATCAAGTGGCATGACAAAGGATGATTACTCTTACACTGGGTGTGAGGCAGAGCTTCTTCAATCACTTAGGCTTTGCATAATGAATATCTTGAAACTGGAAGGATCAGGAGGGCTCTTTAGGCATAATGGTGGTTGTGATGAAAATTTAATTCATCAAGTTGCAGCAGCTGAGAGACTTTCACAAGAAACAACTGAGCGCATGCGCGGTCTACCCAACTGTGGTGAAACCTGTGTTTGGCAGGCTACCCTGATTGTTAGTTTTGGTGTCTGGTGTATCTGCCGGGTACTGGACCTTTCCCTTGTGGAAAGTAGACCAGAACTTTGGGGGAAGTACACATATGTTCTGAACCGTCTTCAG GGAATCATTGAACCCGCCTTTTCCATGCCCCGGAAACCTCTCACTGGGTGTGCATGCCTTCAGATAGCAGGCCCGGTTGCCAGGCCCATTTCTGGTACCTTCACTACTTCAGCTGAGATCCTGGAGACGATCAGAGACGTGGAAATAGCCATCTCAGGACGCAAGGGTCGAAGCGGAACAGCAGCAGGAGACGTAGCTTTTCCTAAAGGGAAGGAAAACCTGGCTTCAGTTCTCAAGCGGTACAAGCGTAGGCTGTCGAGCAAGCCCTCTGTTGGGCAATAG